The stretch of DNA GGCGCCGGATTGCCGCTAGCTGGCCGCGGGGACGCGTCATCCCTCCCCGTTTCCCGCCGGTTTCGGGGGCACTGCCATTGGACGCGGCGGGCGGCGCTGTATATATAGCCAGCGCATTGCCCGTGCTCGCGTCGTCCGCCGTCGTCCTCGCCGTGCTGCGCTGATTGGAGACGAGGCGATTCCCTCCCTTCTTGGTGGCGTCTTGATGCTCCACGCGTAGGGTGGTTCGCCCGTGCGTGTTTCCGATGGGGTGCAAGGCGGCGGCGGCAATGGGCCTCAAGGCGGGCGGGGCGGGCAAGCTGAGACTCCCGTCTGTGGTGGCCGCGGTGGCGCGGTCGCGGATGATGAAGCTGTGGGTGctccgcgccaccaccacagtgcTGCTCTGGACCTGCCTCGTCCAGCTCACGGCCGTCGGGGAGACGTGGGGCCCGCGCGTCCTCATGGGCTGGCCGTCGTGCCGGACGGCGCGGCTCGCCATGACGGAGCCCGTGGCGGAGAAGGCCGTCTTGCCGCCAAGGAGTAAGTGCTACTACTACCAACTCTGCTCCGCATTGTCGTTCTTGGGATTGCAACAATTCGCCGATGAGATTTGCCATGCTTTGCATTGTCATCTCCAATGATTTAGAATTCAACCTTTTTTATGCAAATTTCCAGATGTTATTTGATCCCAAATTGGTAGTTCTAATTGGTTAATCATTGCCCAATGGAGGAAAAGAAGCATGTACCGACATTTTTGATTGCTTGAACTCGATATTTATGGGTTGGCCTTTACCTTTTTGGTACCAATTGTAGTGCATTTAGGGACTGGCATGAATGAACCCGAGCTTGGTCTTAGTGTATCAATTAATAGGTTGGCTTATCTTCTTTATAGAAAAACCATGTAGTAGCCTCAATAATGGCACAATTTGGTGATTTTCTGTCTGTAGTACATGCCATGCCATGGTTTATTTCAACGCGACATCAATTGATGTGGTCAAATTTACATTTTCAACACTATTGGGCGTAGAATTTTTTGTTCACTTGCTAGGAAAATTTATGCACATTACGGCGCGTTTCGGCGCATGGTGTACATTGTGCTCGTATGATTTTTAGTTGTCCTTGCCTTTTCTAATCTTTTACTGTCTCCATGTTTGTTCTGCTAGGAATTTATAGGAACAATGGCTATCTGATGGTTTCATGCAATGGCGGGCTTAACCAAATGCGAGCAGCTGTAAGCAGCTTGAAAACTCTCCATTTTTTTCAGTAACTGATTTTCTGGCAGACCATCATGCTTTATGGAGTAGCATCTAATAACCCTCTCATTCGTTGTCTGTTTACTCAGATATGTGACATGGTTGCCATTGCAAGATACTTGAATGTGACTCTGATAGTTCCCGAGTTGGATAAGACATCATTTTGGAATGACCCAAGGTGCACTTGCTATTTTGATATAGCTCTACTTTTCCCATTTGCTTTCGAGCATAGTTAGAGTTGGTTTTATGCTTACCCCTATGGCTGTATACTTATGCGAATATCCTCTTGTTTTGCTTCTAGTGAGTTTCAGGATATATTCGACGTTGAACATTTCATAACTTCTCTGAGAGGCGAGGTTCGTATACTTAGAGAATTGCCTCCAAGAATGAAGCAAAGAGTGGAAGTGGGGATGTTTCACTCAATGCCACCTATTAGTTGGTCAGATATCTCCTATTACCATAATCAGGTTAGATTTTTTTTGTATTGTTAGATGTGTCTTTTGCTACTTAACCTTACAATGCTACTTTTTTGTGTGAAAATGCTTACTGTTAAATTCTTTCGGCACAGATACTTCCTTTGATTCAGAAACACAAGGTTCTCCATCTAAACCGAACTGATGCTAGGCTTGCCAATAATGGTTTGCCCCTGGATATCCAGAAGTTGCGTTGCCGAGTTAACTATGGTTCACTGAAGTTCACACCCCAAATTGAAGAGTTGGGTAGACGAGTGATTCGAATTCTCCGCAAAAATGGCCCTTTCTTGGTCCTTCATTTACGATATGAAATGGATATGCTGGCGTTCTCTGGCTGTACTGAAGGTTGCACGCGTGAGGAGGCAGATGAGCTCACCAGGATGAGGTAAAAATATGCCGGCtctcgtacatcaagtagatctgtGTTTTGTTACATATTAACAGCTGAGTTGCTCGCCAACCGCAGATATGCTTACCCCTGGTGGAAAGAGAAAGTCATTGACTCTTATGTGAAAAGAAAAGATGGCTTTTGCCCATTAACACCTGAGGAGATTGCTCTTGTCCTCAGAGCAttgaaggttgacagaagtatgcaGATATACATTGCGGCTGGAGAAATATATGGCGGCAAACGCAGAATGGCTTCTCTTACTTCAGCGTATCCCAACGTGGTATGTATCAATTGGTGCATGTACATCTATGGTTACATCTTTGCAGCATTTCATAGCTATCACTGGTCTGCATGATTGCATATCTCTTATGTCCGTTTTGCTGATGATGAATTTACATTGTTGCATAGGTGAGAAAGGAGACGCTCTTGGAACCGTCTGATCTCAGGTTCTTTCAGAACCATTCATCACAGATGGCCGCACTCGATTACTTGGTGTCACTGGAAAGCGACATATTTGTTCCAACATATGATGGGAACATGGCTAAAGTTGTCGAGGGGCATCGCAGGTATATATTCCATTTGGTCATAGCTCTGCTTCGTAACGAAAATAATCTAATCAGAACATTTTCATACTGCTAAAATCCGACATCATGTGCATGCTAGATCTGAACATTTCAGCATCTTTAACCTGATTGTTAACTATAGAGGAAATTCATGTAGTATTTCATGTTTTTATCCTACAGGTTCATGGGATTCAAGAAAACAATCTTATTGGACCGAAAAATTATCGTTGATCTGGTCGATCGGTATAAGAGCGGCTCATTGCCGTGGGATGAGTTCTCTAAATTAATCAAGTCCGTCCATGCAAACCGGATGGGATCAGCTTCGAGAAGGACGGTGATTCCTGACAAGCCCAAGGAAGAGGACTACTTCTATGCTAACCCTCAGGAGTGTTTGCGCGATCCCGACCTTCTCCGGGCCTCGTGACATTTTCCCTGCCGGCACAGAGTGCACCAGCTCATGCCATTCTTTTGTGACATGCCATGGCTGAACTGGGATTATCCTGCGGCAAATGGCAAGGCATCGTCCTGAGGAGCTGAGCTTGTGCTAGAGAGGAAGGCCTGTGGCTGGGGGCAGAGAGATCAGAGCCGCTCACTTGAATGTGTAGATGTTATAGGGTGGGGGGATAGGTTCTGAAAGAGGGCTGATATTCTTGTATAGatgttgagggcaagacgatacacTTATCATTCCTACAGGAAAGTTTTTATGTTGCGTTATCGCGTTGTCCAGACCCGATTCCTTCGGATTGGCAGGGAATTTTAGCTCAGTTTCTCTGTGCATCCGGTGGAACTGGGGCTGATCGAGTGTAATCCAAACATGCCCGAATTAAAGTGTGACAAAGAACAGAGACATCATGGCATAGcaatcctcttcttttcctctgtaTCTCCTCCAGAAGTTGCACCTCTATACTGCTTGATCAGCTAGATTATAacagtatataacctgaaagttttgaGTAAAATGAACACAAGTCGTCCTCTTGTCAACGACCCTGGTGCATCGAAATGCTATACATGTATTTGCGCTCGTCCACTTGTTGGCGTGCGCATACGGGCATCTCGTTTCCAGTGTGGACCGGGATAGGAAACGCGGATTAAGGTGGGATTAACATTGATGCAAGAGCAGCCGTAGGAGCTTCCGGTCCAAAAAAAAGAGCAATCGTAGGAATTCAGCAATATGGCACTACTGCCTCGTCTTGAGCTCTCCCGGTGTAGTGTAACCCGATCCTAGGTGCATCGTGCAAGGAGCCAGTAACGTCGCCAACGTGCGACGGGGTTCGTGCGCCCGCCTTGCTTTAAGTGGGATCGGGATGGAGAATTTACCTTCACGCAAGAGCAACCAACCTCGGGCGCGTTTAACATTGGTATATACGTCTAGTCTGTTCATTGCATTGCGCTGGCACGGGAGCATGGGATCACTGAATTTTCAGAAGCCGAGGCTGAGCTGATCCAGTTTCCGGATAACCTCTTTATCATGAGTAAGATCATTCCGTAATGGCCATCGGATAACCTCTTTATCATGAGTAAGATCATTCCGTAATTGCCAAATACGCCAAATAAGCATAATCATACGGTCACGCTATGCATTGGTACAATTAATTAAGCAGCACGTTCAGTAGCCATTCTTTGCCACTATTACTAAGTAGCTGGTCTTGGGACCTTCCTCATGGCCTCCCAGATTGCACGTGCATGTCTGCACGCAATCAAAGCATGGTAGCTGTCCTCATCAACAATATCACCAATTGGGCACGTATCGCGCATCGCTAGGTGCCTATATTGCATGTACTCCTACGTAGCAGTAGTGAGTGCTCCTGAAGCCGCTCGCCATACTGTATGATTCATCCGCAGTGGTATCGAAGATTGCCATCATATCAGGTTCCAGATGGATCGGTTCTCGTCAGGGTTAGTGTTGGACGCCCCTCCGGCCAATTGGTCATCATGCACTGTCGTCGCCAAGTGGTACGTGCTTTTCACAGAGAACTGGTCATTCTTCTCCGGATGCCAGACAAAGAAATCTTGACGTTGCCTTGGTGAGGTATGTATTTTGAGGATTTCACGTACGTCCATCAGCCAAAAGTGGTCGTTCAATCGTTGCATCATCCATGCACCGTTCTCATCAACAAAATCAGACACATGATTGAATCGACAATTCCTTTTAGGTGTAACAGGAAAAAAATTATGGCCACGGGGAATCCAAGGGGCCCTCCATGTCCGTATCAAAGAACCATCTCCAACCCGCCAAATGATCCCTTTTTAACCAGCTCTAGACCATGTTCAATACCCTTTCATACAGTTAAAGGATTTCCAGTAAAAACTGTATCCAACAGGTTCCTATCGGGGTAGTACTTCGCACATAATAAGCGAGAACACAAACTGTCTGGATCATCAAGTAGTTGCCAGGCCTGCACTTCGAAACTATTTTGTATAACACATTACACAAACTAATCGGTCTCAAATCCTTTAATTCTTTGGGATGCTGAACTTTAGGAATTAAGACGATCGCCATGTTGTTGACACCTTTAGGCATGACTCTTGTTTCAAAAAACTCAAGCACTACAGCAACTATTTCAACCTTAAGCACCGCCTAATTGCGTTAATAAAAACGTGCCGGGAACCCATCCGTACCTGGCGCCTTTAGTGGGCCTATCTGAAATAAGGCGTCTGATATTTCTTTCTGTATATATGGTTCACACAAAGAAGCATTCATTTCGGGTGTCACCTTAGGCAGAATACAATCCAACACCGATTTTAGGAGAGAGGGTGGGATCTTTAGTAAAAACCTCTTTGAAATACGAGGCTGCCATACGCTCCATATCAGTCGGAACATTACACCAAGTACCATCCGTCCAACAAAGCCGTTGAATGTAATTACAACGCGACCGCCAAACAACTCGACGAAAAAAGTATTTAGTATTACGGTCGCCTTCTTTCAGCCATGTAGTACGAGAGCATTGTAGTCAGAGCATCTCCTCGTGATACAGTAACTCATCCATCTCATTCATTTTTGCACGGATCGGGTCACGATCAGCTGATTGCGATTTCAGCTcctcaagatcaactctaagttcctCAATCTTTTTAGTGACGTGACCAAAGTTCTCAGCACCCCACGTGTGTAATTTTGCTATGATTGGGAGTTTGCGACCTCCCCCAAGTGACTAGAAGGCCTTGACTTCACCCAGGCATTAGCTACAACTTCTGGTAGCGTTGATTGTCGCTGCCACATGATTTCATAACGTAGTGGAGGGCGCTGTCTTGGAAGCTCGGCGAAgacctcaagctgaacaagtaccggGTAGTGGTCCGAGCATGGCGAGGCTAGGTCCAGCACCTTTGCCGAAGGGTATAAGTCTCGTCATGCGTCGTCCGCAACCGCCCGGTCCAGCCTTACTTGGACGTTATGATCTCCAGACTGTCCATTATCATATGTATAGGGGAAACTAGAGAACCATAAATCCTCCAACTCACACACCTCCAAGCACTGCCAAAACGCCAACATTAGATTTTCCAGATCTCATACAGTGGGATAGGTGTTCATGTTGCCACATAGCCTCATTAAAATCTCCGCAAACAAACCACGAGGCTTGTGAAACAACACGTAATCTAGCTAGATGATCCCACATCAAATGACGATCTTCCACCCGAGGTTCACCATAAATAAAGGTACCCCACCAACTAGCATCAGTACCGTTGTCCATGACGTGCACGTCAATGTAACGTGCACAACTATCCAAAATAGTCACTGTTAAAGCTTCGTCCCAAAATAGAGCCAAACGTCCACTTCTGCCATTACTACTAACACCACTGAAACCCTTTAGTCCCAGTCTCCATTTAagcttctccatcttttcttttagTTTGCATTGTCTCTGAAAGAAAGACAAACTTGGGGAAGTTGGCTTTTGCAAGGGCCAACACCTCACGAACTATCCGGTGGTTCCCTgccccccggcagttccaacttaaGCAATTCATTGCTCCTGGCGGGGCACCACATTTGGCCCCATCAGTTTGCCAGGCTTATTTTGTTTTGGTTACTCGTGTTAGGGTTAGTGTCTGTCAGATTTACtatctccgtcctggtttattagtccctttgtaattcgtgccaaattttgaccaaaaatttagctaacaaaatgttaatgcatgtcaacaaaaattatatcgttggattcatattagaacatagttttcaatgatatagttTTCGGTGACAtacatgaacattttgttagttaaatttatgatcaaaatctgGCATGGAATACAaagaggactaataaaccaggacggaggtagtacgtggaAGGAGAATACTCACGACTTTAAAGAATGGGCATGGTTACTTATTCTTGCCGAGAGAATACCACATGAAAATCAAGTTTCAAAGTTTTTTTATGGAAACCACACTTTGAAAGTTTTTAGAAAATCTGAAAAAAATGTATGATATGTTAAGAGTTTGATGTTCTATTGCCATGCGAAATTTCAAGTTCCAACACATCACCATTTATGAACCGTAGAAAAATAAATTCAACAATGAATATTGATGTTTACTGTTTGGAACTATTTAATATTGATTTTTTTTTCATACCTTGTAAATGGTAATGTTTTTGAACTTAGGAATTTCACATGCTAATAAAACATCGCACTCTTAAGATCTTGTTTTTTCCAGCTTTTTTCAAAAACTTCAAAATATTGTTTCCACGTGGTTTTGATTAGATTCCACCAAAACTTGGTTTCCACATGATATTCTATCGTTCTTGCCAGGCTAAAACATCTTTCTTCATTATTTATTCCATTTATTTTCATACATAAACCTGATTTCTAATACATTACAGCGTAATAGTAATTCAAATGTTACCATATGTAGTACACACATGTTAAAAACATTTTGAATTCAAAACATTTTAACAATAGTTCAAATTCAAACCACACATTCAACCAAAGGTAACGACACAAAACTTCCAGACGCCGCATAACTCACACACTTCCATTGTCACAACCACTTCCAGTATTATAGGATATTGGTCTTGGCATTTTGAAAGTCAAGATTTGTCCACGGGCAGATTCCCAATTGTGTTATGTCGTCTCTcatccatcccactagcatccataaACATGATCGTTTCCTCTTGCTCGTTTTTCTTGTTCATTTCCTTTCGGCCTCAAGGTTCAACCTCATCCTCAACAGCAGGCCTACACCCATCCATCTTCTCTTGCTTGAGTTCGAGGGCCAACTCCTTCTTTGTCTACATCGATTAATTTAGTTCTTCTTTATATGTGTGAACTCCACCATTCTTTCCTCTCCTCCCCTTTCTTTCTCCGACCCGACCTTGAGCTAGAGTGGCACTTCTCTCCCCTCTCATCCTCCCCATCGCCATCCTCCTAGAGACTAATGGAAGATAGAGATGCATGCTCAATCTTGATGTCCTTGGTGTTGTTTCCTAATTTCCTCTCGCTCACTTCTCATTTCCCGTGAGCACCGTGTAACAATGTGCCAAACTGAAGGGCTTGTTCACATTCCTCTTGCTCTTTTGCTCGGATAGATTTTGGATGTAGATGTCATACTCTTGAATTGGCACTCACTTGATGGTTGTTCACTTGAAAATTTTGCTTTATTGCATTTTTATGTGAACAAGAACACCACAACCAAAAATGATTCCAGATTTGTTCCACGGAGGGGTTTGTCAAGAAGTAGAACAATATCCATGGATAATTTGGCTCACATGGTTCGATTCAATAACATTGACTTGACCACACACAAGGAGATCATCAACAAACACGAGGGAGTGAATGGGCGGGAAATTTGGCCCAATAGAAACGCCATTGAGTTGAGTACCGGACATGGCTATTGTAAAAAAAATAGTAAGATCATTAATGACCAGGAAAAAAAGACAAGGAGAGAGGGGACAACCATGTTTTATACCTAACATGATGCGGAAGCGATGTTAAGATTGTTTTGTATAATAACAAACAAGTAGGGATGGAATACACGCATGAACCAAGTTGATAAAAAGTCCATGCaaccatttgagagagagagagagagagagagagagagagagagagagagagagagagagagagagagttccacTCTAGTCGATCAAAAAGTTTAGCTATATCAATTCTAAACATCAAGGCAAGATTTTTTTCATGGAGCTAAGATTAAAAGAATGAGTGATCTCTTGAGCTTCGGCCCTCGAGTTGTGATTTCACGATGAGTCTGAATTATTCGTGTTGTGATTCCACGCTATTTCTATTTGTCGCTGTCTCCGCAAGTTGTCGTGCATTTGCACAACGAGGCCCATTATGGATTGGGCCAACTAACGGGGTGGGCGGGCCAGTTTATTTTTTCGTTCTCAtgttaatttttttgttttcttctatcAATGTTCTGTAGTTTCCGTCCACCTTTTTTATTTTCTAAGGATATGAAATTACTTAAAGTTGACGAGtctgttttattttttgatttttaaATTTTATGAAAATTATTTGAAGTACGTTAACATTTCTTATATCTAAGGATAAATTTTATAATAAACATTTTTCCAAATTTtatgtttatttttttatttctttgtGAATATATTTTAATCCATTGAtagattttgaaaataggatcatttttcGAAAACATTCTATAATTTCATTAACCTTTTTTAACATTTCGAGAATAAGATTAGAAAATTTAAATTCTTAAAATACTTTCTTGCAATTACATTTTTATATACAATTACACGAGCCAATTTATTTTGGTAGAAATCAACTGCAAAAACAGGGAAGAATAGCGGGAGTTCTCTGCGCGAacccagggggggggggcacaacccacttacCTCTCCTATGCGTTTGGTCGACAATCTATCAATGAGATCGGGAGATATATGTTGCGTGAAAGGATTCCTATTACAACTCGCGTACAAGCCACACTAGTTTTTCCCCATTGGTTTTATATCGGGTTTTCTCAGTACTTTTGCATcggttttcttctatttttctgTGGTTTTCTTCATTTCACCCTCTTGTTTTTTGCTTTTGTCTTTTTCTACAATTTCCTTGTTTCTTTCTTTGGTTTTCACCGGTttacttttttgtgtgtttttAAATTTTAATTTAATCTTCAGATATATAATTAACATTTATTAAATTATATATTTTGATGTCAACTTTTTTTCATATGCATTGTGTATTTTTTGTACACATTTAagttttttaaaatacatgattaataATTTATTTCAGAGATAGAGTACTTGTTTTGAACACtcctttgaaatacatcttcaaagAATTTATTTTATGATATGAAATACGTTCAAAAAAATATTATGCAGACAATTTTATACACTTTATTTTTTTGAAATATCACAAACATTTTGCTTGAAACgcgcgaacattttttaaatgtagcATACTTTTTTGAATGGTACTATGAAACTTTTTTGAACCGTGCGAACATTATTTTTACATTGTATATTATTTTGTATGGTTTATTCATTTTCTATAAGTTACACGTGAATTGCTTGAAAAACATAATTTTCTAAATGCCACATAGATTGTTTTTGAATTGCTCGTTTATTTTCTAAAAGTTGATCGAACATTTTTTTTACATTGCATTTTTAAATGTAATAATCACTCTTTAAAATTAACTTACGTATTTTTTATAAAATATGTACTTAATATTAttaaaatagaaacaaaataaacaaaactatcaacatgacgaGTCCCGATGGTCGTTGCGCTTGTCCACCGGATCGCTAGAGGCGACTCTGACGTAGGAGTCGCTACGAGCAATACATAGTCGCTCTGGGCGCGGCAATGTTCCGCCTGTTGCGACGCCCAGGCACGGCTTGCCTACAGCCTGAGGGTCGGGCTAGGAACCACTAATTGTGTCATGCTGATGTCACAATGACATCATGCAtgcttttattttcatttttcgcTTTCTCTTTAATTTTATTTGTATTTCAAAATGTTCTATATATGTTTTGAATTTTTTAAtcttgcatttgaaaaatgttaaacctgTATAGGAAAAATATTTTTGatgtatataaaaaatatataacatGAATGAAAAATGTATAAATGTTAATTATGTGTACCAAAAATGTTTATGAAAATTAACAGTGCCACATATTTCAAAATAAATGTATGTGgacttttaaaaaaatgtatataattttagaaaagtgttcatgTAATGTTCTTAAAATGTTTGATACATTCAACAAAAATTATGTCACATTTGAATAATTCTTCTCAAGCTTAACAAATGCGCTCATTATATTATCAAAAATTGTTTGTACAATGTACAAAAATGTTTACATAgttcaaaaaaatatttttcagTAAAAATATATTTGATCGTGTATTTAAAAAAATTAGTAAATTTTTATGTGCAATGCACGTTGATATTAGGTAATATATTAATTACAGTAAATATTAGGTATATATTATTTGTGCATTAAGTATGTGATTAATTAGCATTGGCATTAATATTTGATATGATATTAACTGCACACTAACGTGTTGAGCCCTCACCATTGCAGTAGCATGGGTCGTTGGATTGACCCGATTTGACGGCCGGGATCTATTGGATCTTCCCCTTTGTGTCGTTTTATACTAGTATAGATGTTTAACACATATTTGGAAAATATATTCAAAACATGTTTCTGTAAAATTTTTAAACTATACATGTATAATGGAAGTCATTTATAAGAAATGTTTTACATGTATAAAAGATGTACACCATATGTGCAAAAGTAGACATGTGTTGAAAAAATAAACAAACAAATACATAAAAATAAAATCAAAGAAAAAACAACCCAAAAAACCAAAGaaaataaagaagaagaagaaaaagagaaaaaacattgaaaatcaaagaagaaaaaaacataaagaaaagaaaaccgaaaaatactggcaaaaacacacaaaaaatgaaaagaaaaaataaagaaaaccggACTTTACCAATCAAACGGAGCGATCGGACACGAATGAGCGAAGGCATGCATCGAGCAACACCGCTAATTGACCGGCCCGTAGTCGTTCGCCCGCAGACCATTCATAAGAATCGGTATCGGAGAGACATAGGGGTTCTTTGGTTTCTAACCATATCTTGTCACACTTTACCATACATCACCTTAGTCAAATCTGATTAAATTAGATGAGTATTTGGTTCTAGCCACATCTAAGGCAAGATTTATTTTTCTGAGCAGTGAACCCCATATGTCATAGACAGAAAAATTGTGAAAAGATTCCTTTAGACGATCAAAGCATGGCTAACAATTTAATCAACTCAAGTAAGATAAATGCGACAAATGTGACAAAAATAATGTGTTATAGAAGTATGACAAAAAtaatcacaatccaaacagcctgaTAGCTTGGCGAGTGCAAAATAGATACGAAATCTCTGGTGATATCACACGGGTCCAAAATAGTTGCTTGTTTGAGCATCAGCCTTTCTGCACAAAAAAAGCTAGCCCAAACAAACGAGTGGCGTCCCATCTGAACCACACACTCACCCGCCGCGTGACAGCGCCAAAGACAAAACCATCACCCCTCCCCAATTCCAACCCTCTCTCCGCCTCACAGAAATCTCTCCCCTCGCCCAaaccctcgccgccgccatggccgccgccacctcccccgccgtcgcattctccggcgccgccgccgccgccgccgccatgcccaAGCCCGCCCGCCAGCCTCTCCCGCGCCACCAGCCCGCCTCGCACCGCGCGCTCCCCGCCCGCGTCGTCAGGTGCTGCGCCGCGCCCCCCGCTGCTGCCACCTCCGCCGCGCCCCCCGCCACCGCGCTCCGGCCCTGGGGCCCGTCCGAGCCCCGCAAGGGCGCCGACATCCTCGTCGAGGCGCTCGAGCGCTGCGGCATCGTCGACGTATTCGCCTACCCCGGCGGCGCGTCCATGGAGATCCACCAGGCGCTGACGCGCTCGCCCGTCATCACCAACCACCTCTTCCGCCACGAGCAGGGGGAGGCGTTCGCGGCGTCCGGCTACGCCCGCGCGTCCGGCCGCGTCGGCGTCTGCGTCGCCACCTCCGGCCCGGGGGCCACCAACCTCGTCTCCGCGCTCGCTGACGCCCTCCTCGACTCCATCCCCATGGTCGCCATCACGGGCCAGGTCCCCCGCCGCATGATCGGCACGGACGCGTTCCAGGAGACGCCCATAGTGGAGGTCACGCGC from Triticum dicoccoides isolate Atlit2015 ecotype Zavitan chromosome 6A, WEW_v2.0, whole genome shotgun sequence encodes:
- the LOC119317722 gene encoding rhamnogalacturonan I rhamnosyltransferase 1-like, which translates into the protein MGCKAAAAMGLKAGGAGKLRLPSVVAAVARSRMMKLWVLRATTTVLLWTCLVQLTAVGETWGPRVLMGWPSCRTARLAMTEPVAEKAVLPPRRIYRNNGYLMVSCNGGLNQMRAAICDMVAIARYLNVTLIVPELDKTSFWNDPSEFQDIFDVEHFITSLRGEVRILRELPPRMKQRVEVGMFHSMPPISWSDISYYHNQILPLIQKHKVLHLNRTDARLANNGLPLDIQKLRCRVNYGSLKFTPQIEELGRRVIRILRKNGPFLVLHLRYEMDMLAFSGCTEGCTREEADELTRMRYAYPWWKEKVIDSYVKRKDGFCPLTPEEIALVLRALKVDRSMQIYIAAGEIYGGKRRMASLTSAYPNVVRKETLLEPSDLRFFQNHSSQMAALDYLVSLESDIFVPTYDGNMAKVVEGHRRFMGFKKTILLDRKIIVDLVDRYKSGSLPWDEFSKLIKSVHANRMGSASRRTVIPDKPKEEDYFYANPQECLRDPDLLRAS